A window from Mycolicibacterium tokaiense encodes these proteins:
- a CDS encoding isochorismate synthase, with translation MLSGPTGTVVASGVRTGYSDVAAAAAALRTRQAPIVLGALPFDASGPVALHTPESVAFTEALPAWPTHEPGAVRVEQTVPEATEHRRRVAEAVARLRDPDSTLRKVVLARSIRLSSAAGWDARTVLNRLRAADPAAYTYLADLTPAGENHLGAVLVGASPELLVARFGNQVRCRPFAGSAARSQDPEVDRARGAALAESAKNRYEHRVVVDAIRDALAPLCSDLEVDAEPQLHHTDALWHLSTRVTGTLREKSTTALDLALALHPTPAVGGHPTAEATTAIAEIEGDRGFYAGATGWCDADGDGRWVVSIRCAQLSADRHTATAHSGGGIVADSDPDDELDETTTKFHTIMTGLGAAHG, from the coding sequence GCCCCGATTGTGCTGGGCGCGTTACCTTTCGATGCATCCGGTCCGGTGGCACTGCACACCCCGGAATCCGTCGCGTTCACCGAAGCGCTACCCGCATGGCCGACGCACGAGCCCGGGGCCGTACGGGTGGAGCAGACCGTGCCCGAGGCCACGGAGCACCGCAGGCGGGTCGCCGAGGCCGTCGCCCGCCTGCGCGATCCCGACTCGACCCTGCGCAAAGTGGTGCTGGCCCGGTCGATCCGGCTGAGTTCGGCTGCCGGTTGGGATGCCCGCACGGTCCTGAACCGGCTGCGTGCCGCCGATCCGGCCGCCTATACCTATCTGGCGGATCTGACGCCGGCGGGCGAGAACCACCTCGGTGCGGTGCTGGTGGGCGCCAGCCCCGAGCTGCTGGTAGCGCGTTTCGGAAACCAGGTGCGCTGCCGGCCTTTCGCGGGATCAGCGGCCCGCTCGCAGGATCCCGAGGTCGACCGTGCCCGCGGCGCGGCGCTGGCGGAATCCGCCAAGAACCGGTACGAGCACCGGGTGGTGGTCGATGCCATCCGCGACGCACTGGCGCCGCTGTGCAGCGACCTCGAGGTCGACGCCGAGCCGCAGTTGCACCACACCGACGCGCTGTGGCATCTGAGCACCAGAGTCACCGGAACGCTGCGCGAAAAGTCCACCACGGCATTGGATCTGGCGTTGGCGCTGCACCCGACACCGGCGGTGGGCGGACATCCCACCGCCGAGGCGACGACCGCGATCGCCGAGATCGAGGGCGACCGCGGCTTCTACGCCGGCGCGACCGGCTGGTGTGACGCCGACGGAGACGGCCGCTGGGTGGTGTCGATCCGCTGTGCGCAGCTGTCCGCCGATCGGCACACGGCGACAGCACATTCCGGCGGCGGGATCGTGGCCGACTCCGATCCCGACGACGAACTCGACGAGACCACGACCAAGTTCCACACCATCATGACGGGATTGGGAGCAGCGCATGGGTGA